The following coding sequences are from one Humulus lupulus chromosome X, drHumLupu1.1, whole genome shotgun sequence window:
- the LOC133804613 gene encoding cyclin-A1-1-like gives MSTQNRRSSFSSSTSSSLAKRHASSSSSSSLSVENVRKVTAVAQQLAKKRAPLTNLTNRNNVPHCASKTNVPSSTLVPFATKKKEPSNVGTSGNKLPKSSTAKPSFSVPSKVVVTSLQRSDEAHPSIVAVPAPCSMDMSPTKSDSLSVSMDESMSTCDSFKSPEVEYVDNDDVRAVDSINRKTFSNLYISDHSESTENICNRDVLVEMEMDDTIVDVDNNFMDPQFCATIACDIYKHLRASEMKKRPSTDFMEKVQKDVTPSMRAILIDWLVEVSEEYRLVPDTLYLTVNYIDRYLSGNLMNRQRLQLLGVACMMIASKYEEICAPQVEEFCYITDNTYFKDEVLQMESSVLNFLKFEMTAPTTKCFLRRFVRAAQGINEVPLMQFECLANYLAELSLLEYSMLCYAPSMIAASAIFLAYFIIIPSKRPWNSTLHHYTQYQPSDLCSCIKELHRLCSNNNCSSLPAIREKYSHHKYKYVAKKYVPPIIPTEYFHDQSH, from the exons ATGTCGACCCAGAATCGTCGTTCGTCTTTTTCCTCATCAACTTCTTCTTCTCTGGCTAAAAGGcatgcttcttcttcttcttcgtcgtCGTTGTCGGTTGAGAATGTGAGGAAGGTTACAGCTGTGGCCCAACAGTTGGCCAAGAAGCGAGCGCCTCTCACTAACTTGACTAATCGAAATAATGTCCCTCATTGCGCTTCGAAGACGAATGTTCCTTCGTCCACTTTGGTAC CATTCGCAACTAAGAAAAAGGAACCTAGTAATGTGGGGACCTCTGGGAATAAGTTGCCCAAATCCTCAACTGCCAAACCGAGTTTCAGTGTTCCTTCTAAGGTGGTTGTTACTTCTCTCCAAAGAAGTGATGAAGCTCACCCTAGCATTGTTGCTGTTCCAGCCCCATGTAGTATGGACATGTCTCCAACTAAATCAGACAGTCTTTCGGTATCGATGGATGAATCAATGTCTACATGTGATTCTTTCAAGAGTCCAGAAGTCGAATATGTTGACAACGATGATGTTCGAGCAGTTGATTCTATTAACAGGAAGACATTCAGCAATCTCTACATTTCAGATCATTCTGAGTCAACAG AAAACATTTGTAATAGAGATGTACTCGTGGAGATGGAAATGGATGATACGATTGTTGATGTTGATAATAATTTCATGGATCCGCAGTTCTGTGCAACTATTGCTTGTGATATATATAAGCATTTGCGCGCATCTGAG ATGAAGAAAAGACCTTCCACAGATTTTATGGAGAAAGTTCAGAAAGATGTGACTCCTAGCATGAGGGCAATTCTAATAGATTGGCTAGTGGAG GTGTCTGAAGAATACAGGCTTGTACCTGATACATTGTATTTGACAGTGAACTACATAGATAGGTATCTTTCTGGGAATCTCATGAATAGGCAACGGTTACAGTTGCTTGGCGTGGCCTGTATGATGATTGCCTC AAAATATGAGGAGATTTGTGCACCCCAAGTGGAAGAATTTTGTTATATAACAGACAACACCTACTTCAAGGACGAG GTTTTGCAAATGGAATCTTCTGTTTTGAATTTCTTGAAGTTTGAAATGACAGCCCCAACAACTAAATGTTTCTTAAG GAGATTTGTTCGTGCTGCTCAAGGAATTAATGAGGTCCCATTAATGCAATTCGAGTGCTTGGCTAACTACCTTGCAGAATTATCTCTTTTAGAATATAGTATGCTCTGTTACGCTCCATCAATGATAGCAGCATCAGCAATTTTCTTGGCCTATTTTATCATCATCCCATCAAAGAGACCATGG AACTCCACCTTGCATCATTACACACAATACCAGCCATCAGACTTGTGCAGCTGCATCAAGGAACTTCATCGCCTTTGTTCTAATAACAACTGCTCAAGTTTACCCGCCATTAGAGAGAAATACAGTCATCATAAG TACAAATATGTAGCGAAGAAGTACGTCCCTCCTATTATACCTACAGAGTATTTCCACGACCAAAGCCACTAG
- the LOC133804804 gene encoding cyclin-A1-4-like has protein sequence MKSSSDNLGKKIAEPKPPLRKKRPALLDVTNRNNGPHSHTGSASSILSFKPMVPCLAKIGKKNEFSFCTQSTDLSQFSLPTSSSKRTITVPSSNAFIPDAFTSSPGSAALPSPSFGGADPGYTNDSSSTRSTARSISLDEVISIWDYFKREDIDHNNIEEFAADICFEGKTTNNLFISNNLDEADNVEVTADNFFEMKTTNNHLAEAGNMCDRDLFFGVDMINVIAHIDNLIGPQLCATTTADIYKYLRAFEANNRPSIDYMERIQKDIDFGMRAVLINWLVEVAESYRLSPDTLFLTVNYIDRYLSGNEMKREHLQLLGVACMMIAAKFDDISPPHVKEFSYITDETYSKWEVLQMESAVLKCLKFEMSTPTPVCFLRRFVSVAQLTYEAPTVQLECMANYITELSLVDYHCLCYAPSMIAASATFLAKYILSPSKEPWNSTLMTYTFYLASDLFDCVKALHGLFNGCSSVDSSAVKKKYSQHEYKFVAKKRCPQLIPLEFFLDESI, from the exons ATGAAATCGAGTTCGGATAATTTGGGGAAAAAGATTGCGGAGCCGAAGCCCCCGTTGCGAAAGAAGCGACCGGCTCTTCTCGATGTTACTAATCGAAATAATGGTCCTCATTCTCACACTGGTTCGGCGTCATCTATTCTTTCATTCAAGCCTATG GTGCCATGCTTGGCCAAAATTGGCAAAAAGAATGAATTTTCTTTCTGCACTCAAAGTACAGACCTCTCACAATTTAGTTTGCCCACATCAAGTTCAAAGCGTACAATTACAGTTCCTTCAAGCAATGCATTTATCCCAGATGCTTTTACATCTAGCCCGGGATCTGCAGCTCTGCCTTCTCCAAGCTTTGGTGGTGCTGATCCTGGATACACCAATGATTCTTCTTCAACTAGATCAACTGCTCGTTCAATTTCTTTGGATGAAGTCATATCTATCTGGGATTATTTTAAAAGGGAAGACATCGATCATAATAATATTGAAGAATTTGCAGCTGATATCTGTTTTGAAGGGAAGACAACAAACAACCTTTTCATTTCAAATAATTTGGATGAAGCAG ataatGTAGAAGTTACAGCTGACAACTTTTTTGAAATGAAGACAACAAACAATCATTTGGCAGAAGCAG GAAATATGTGCGACAGGGATTTATTCTTTGGTGTTGATATGATTAATGTAATCGCGCATATTGACAATTTGATTGGACCACAGTTATGTGCAACAACCACTGCTGACATATACAAGTACCTGCGTGCGTTTGAG GCTAATAACAGACCTTCTATAGACTACATGGAGAGGATCCAGAAAGACATTGATTTCGGTATGCGAGCAGTGCTGATTAATTGGCTTGTGGAG GTTGCTGAATCGTACAGACTTTCACCAGATACACTGTTTCTGACTGTTAATTACATAGACCGTTATCTTTCTGGCAATGAGATGAAAAGGGAACATTTACAATTGCTTGGTGTTGCATGCATGATGATTGCAGC TAAGTTTGATGACATCTCTCCGCCCCATGTCAAAGAGTTCAGTTATATAACTGACGAAACATACTCGAAGTGGGAG GTTTTGCAAATGGAGTCTGCGGTGCTGAAATGCTTGAAGTTTGAAATGTCAACCCCAACTCCTGTTTGTTTTTTGAG GCGATTCGTCTCCGTGGCGCAATTGACCTATGAG GCTCCAACAGTGCAGTTGGAATGCATGGCCAACTACATCACAGAGTTATCACTTGTAGATTATCACTGTCTGTGCTATGCCCCATCAATGATTGCGGCTTCTGCTACTTTTCTTGCTAAATATATATTATCACCTTCAAAAGAACCTTGG AATTCCACGTTGATGACTTACACATTTTACTTAGCATCGGATTTGTTTGACTGCGTCAAGGCACTACACGGCCTTTTCAACGGTTGCAGTAGTGTTGATTCTTCTGCAGTTAAGAAGAAGTACAGTCAACATGAG TACAAATTTGTAGCAAAGAAGCGTTGCCCTCAGTTGATACCATTGGAGTTTTTCTTGGATGAAAGCATCTAG